Proteins from one Mycobacterium sp. EPa45 genomic window:
- a CDS encoding GNAT family N-acetyltransferase, whose translation MTVIRMAQPGDEAEIVAMIRELAEFEHAADQCTVTESQITAALFGDNPPASCHLVEIDGEAAAVALWFRTFSTWDGVAGIYLEDLFVRDKFRRRGLARTLLATLAKECIDNGYTRLAWEVLDWNVNAIALYDAVGGKQMSEWINYRVSGAELQALAAEV comes from the coding sequence ATGACCGTGATCCGGATGGCCCAACCCGGCGACGAGGCCGAGATCGTCGCGATGATCCGCGAGCTCGCCGAGTTCGAGCATGCTGCCGATCAATGCACGGTGACCGAAAGTCAAATCACCGCAGCACTGTTCGGCGACAACCCGCCTGCGTCCTGCCATCTGGTCGAGATCGACGGCGAAGCGGCCGCGGTCGCGCTGTGGTTCCGCACCTTCTCCACGTGGGACGGTGTGGCCGGCATCTACCTCGAAGACCTGTTCGTGCGCGACAAGTTCCGCCGGCGCGGCCTGGCGCGTACGTTGCTTGCGACGCTGGCGAAGGAGTGCATCGACAACGGCTACACCCGGCTGGCGTGGGAAGTGTTGGACTGGAACGTCAACGCCATCGCGCTCTATGACGCGGTCGGCGGCAAGCAGATGTCGGAATGGATCAACTACCGGGTCAGCGGAGCGGAACTCCAGGCGCTGGCCGCCGAGGTTTAG
- a CDS encoding sensor histidine kinase translates to MSTLGDLLAEHTVLPGSAVDHLHAVVGEWQLLADLSFADYLMWVRRDDGALVCVAQCRPNTAPTVLIRDAVGTVVAAGDLSLVTAAFTSGAIGRGGSDLELRDPGMNVEAVPVRYSNQVVAVLTHQTALAERRTSSPLERAYMDCAGNLLHMLSEGTFPNVGDLALSRSSPRVGDGFIRLDVDGVVAYASPNALSAYHRMGLAAELEGHNLVAITRPLISDPFEAQELAEHVRDSLAGGSSMRLEVDAGGAAVLLRTLPLVVHGAAAGAAVLIRDVTEVKRRDRALLSKDATIREIHHRVKNNLQTVAALLRLQSRRTSNEEAREALMESVRRVASIAQVHEALSMSVDEEVNLDEVIDRILPIMNDVARVDTPIRINREGALGVLDADRATALVMVVTELVQNAIEHAFDSTAKGGCVTIRAERSARWLDVVVHDDGRGLPDGFSLEKSDRLGLQIVRTLVTAELDGSLGMHDVPGGGTDVVLRVPLGRRSTARVPQ, encoded by the coding sequence GTGTCCACCCTCGGTGACCTGCTCGCCGAGCACACGGTGCTGCCGGGCAGCGCCGTGGACCATCTGCACGCAGTGGTCGGCGAATGGCAGCTGCTGGCGGACCTCTCGTTCGCCGACTATCTGATGTGGGTGCGCCGCGACGACGGCGCCCTGGTCTGCGTGGCTCAATGCCGGCCCAACACCGCCCCGACGGTCTTGATCCGGGACGCGGTCGGGACAGTCGTCGCCGCCGGCGACCTGTCGCTGGTGACGGCGGCGTTCACCTCGGGTGCGATCGGGCGGGGCGGCAGCGATCTCGAACTGCGCGACCCCGGCATGAACGTCGAAGCGGTCCCGGTCCGCTACAGCAATCAGGTGGTGGCCGTGCTGACCCATCAGACCGCGCTGGCCGAGCGGCGCACGTCGTCGCCCCTGGAGCGGGCCTACATGGACTGTGCGGGCAACCTGCTGCACATGCTGTCCGAGGGCACCTTCCCCAACGTCGGCGACCTGGCGCTGTCCCGGTCGAGCCCGCGGGTCGGCGACGGTTTCATCCGCCTCGACGTCGACGGTGTGGTCGCCTACGCCAGCCCGAACGCGCTGTCCGCCTACCACCGGATGGGGTTGGCCGCCGAGCTGGAGGGCCACAACCTGGTGGCGATCACCCGGCCGCTGATCTCCGACCCGTTCGAGGCGCAGGAATTGGCCGAGCATGTGCGCGACTCGCTGGCCGGTGGGTCGAGCATGCGCCTGGAGGTCGACGCCGGCGGTGCCGCGGTGCTGCTGCGCACGCTGCCGCTGGTGGTTCACGGCGCCGCTGCGGGGGCGGCGGTGCTCATCCGGGACGTCACCGAGGTGAAACGCCGCGACCGCGCTTTGCTGTCCAAGGACGCGACGATCCGCGAGATCCACCACCGGGTAAAGAACAACCTGCAGACCGTCGCGGCGCTGCTGCGCCTTCAGTCCCGCCGGACCAGCAATGAGGAGGCGCGCGAGGCGCTGATGGAGTCGGTGCGCCGAGTGGCCTCGATCGCCCAGGTGCACGAAGCCCTGTCGATGTCGGTGGACGAGGAGGTCAATCTCGACGAGGTGATCGATCGGATCCTGCCCATCATGAACGACGTCGCCCGGGTCGACACGCCCATCCGGATCAACCGGGAGGGCGCCTTGGGGGTGCTCGACGCTGACCGGGCCACCGCGTTGGTGATGGTGGTGACCGAGCTGGTCCAGAACGCCATCGAGCACGCCTTCGACTCGACGGCGAAAGGCGGCTGCGTGACGATCCGGGCCGAGCGTTCGGCACGGTGGCTGGACGTCGTGGTGCACGACGACGGCCGCGGGCTGCCGGATGGCTTCTCCCTGGAGAAGTCCGACCGGCTGGGCCTGCAGATCGTGCGGACGTTGGTCACCGCGGAACTCGACGGTTCCCTGGGAATGCACGACGTTCCCGGCGGCGGGACCGATGTTGTGTTGCGTGTACCACTCGGACGGCGTTCAACTGCCCGAGTTCCCCAATAG
- a CDS encoding WhiB family transcriptional regulator, with the protein MDWRHKAVCRDEDPELFFPVGNSGPALAQIADAKLVCNRCPVTTECLTWALDSGQDAGVWGGMSEDERRALKRRNARTRARSSV; encoded by the coding sequence ATGGATTGGCGCCATAAGGCGGTCTGCCGTGACGAGGATCCGGAACTGTTCTTCCCCGTGGGGAACAGCGGCCCGGCGCTCGCCCAGATCGCTGACGCGAAGCTCGTATGTAACCGCTGTCCGGTGACGACGGAGTGTCTGACCTGGGCTTTGGATTCCGGCCAGGATGCCGGCGTCTGGGGCGGTATGAGCGAGGACGAGCGTCGCGCGCTGAAGCGTCGCAACGCCCGCACCCGCGCGCGCAGCAGCGTCTAG
- a CDS encoding GtrA family protein: MIVGSEQGSASAVGWFHRACEAVVARLPLGLNSLVPPTFLGFVVINSGTFALDLLVLTLLHGVLHLPFGVAVTAAYVGAFAASYVLNRVVNFQSHGAVGPQVAVYVVVVVINYLAFILGVSSALRALGVEYHLARIAAGACEGLYMYCAMRWVVFRR; this comes from the coding sequence GTGATCGTGGGGTCGGAGCAGGGTTCGGCCAGTGCCGTCGGGTGGTTTCACCGGGCCTGCGAGGCGGTGGTCGCGCGGTTGCCACTCGGGCTGAATTCGCTTGTGCCGCCGACCTTTCTGGGCTTCGTGGTGATCAACTCCGGCACCTTCGCATTGGATCTGCTGGTGCTCACGCTGCTGCACGGTGTCCTTCATCTGCCGTTCGGGGTGGCGGTGACGGCGGCCTATGTCGGTGCCTTCGCGGCCAGTTACGTGCTCAACCGGGTGGTGAACTTCCAGTCGCACGGTGCGGTCGGTCCGCAGGTGGCCGTCTACGTCGTCGTGGTGGTGATCAACTACCTGGCGTTCATACTCGGGGTCTCCAGTGCGTTGCGTGCCCTCGGCGTCGAGTACCACCTGGCCCGGATCGCGGCGGGGGCCTGCGAGGGCCTTTACATGTATTGCGCGATGCGGTGGGTGGTGTTCCGGCGCTGA
- a CDS encoding diacylglycerol kinase family protein, translating to MRAVLIVNPNATSTTAAGRDLLAHALESRVDLSVVHTDHRGHAIEIAEAARQDGTDVVIVHGGDGTVNEVVNGLLGRPGRERPETLPAVAVVPGGSANVFARALGISPDPIVATNQLVDLLSARRDGAPWREIGLMDCGERWAVFTAGMGVDGDVVAAVEAQRAKGRKVTAGRYVRVAVREMLASARNEPLLTLEMPGQPPRTGVYFAFISNSSPWTYANTRPVWTNPDTTFETGLGVFAITSMNVWRNLMLVRRMLSKKPVIKAKHLIREDDVAWVRVTADEPVASQIDGDFLGLRAEMTFRSVPGALCVLAPPAAERSDLQK from the coding sequence GTGCGTGCCGTCCTGATCGTCAACCCGAACGCCACATCGACCACCGCAGCCGGCCGCGACCTGCTCGCCCACGCGCTGGAGAGCCGCGTGGACCTGTCCGTCGTCCACACCGACCACCGCGGCCACGCCATCGAGATCGCCGAAGCCGCCAGGCAGGACGGGACTGACGTGGTCATCGTCCACGGCGGCGACGGCACGGTGAACGAAGTGGTCAACGGTCTGCTCGGCAGGCCTGGCCGGGAACGGCCCGAGACGTTGCCCGCGGTAGCCGTGGTGCCAGGCGGCTCCGCGAACGTCTTCGCCCGGGCGCTGGGCATCAGCCCAGACCCGATCGTCGCCACCAATCAGCTTGTCGACCTGCTCAGCGCCCGTCGCGACGGCGCGCCGTGGCGCGAGATCGGGCTGATGGACTGCGGCGAACGCTGGGCGGTCTTCACCGCCGGGATGGGTGTGGACGGCGACGTGGTGGCGGCGGTCGAGGCGCAGCGTGCCAAGGGCCGCAAGGTCACCGCCGGCCGCTACGTCCGGGTGGCAGTGCGCGAGATGCTGGCCAGCGCCCGCAACGAGCCGCTGCTGACCCTCGAGATGCCCGGCCAGCCGCCCCGAACCGGGGTTTACTTCGCGTTCATTTCCAACTCCAGCCCGTGGACCTACGCCAACACCAGGCCGGTGTGGACGAACCCGGACACCACGTTCGAGACCGGCCTGGGGGTTTTCGCGATCACCAGCATGAACGTCTGGAGGAACCTGATGTTGGTGCGCCGAATGCTGTCGAAGAAGCCGGTCATCAAGGCCAAGCACCTGATCCGCGAGGACGACGTGGCGTGGGTACGGGTCACGGCCGACGAACCGGTCGCCAGCCAGATCGACGGGGATTTTCTGGGCCTACGCGCGGAAATGACGTTCCGATCGGTTCCGGGGGCCCTCTGCGTCCTCGCTCCGCCCGCGGCGGAGCGCTCTGACCTGCAGAAATAG
- the rsrA gene encoding mycothiol system anti-sigma-R factor, giving the protein MSDDQVRGEEDWRPPIGPVDPDHPECAAVIAEVWTLLDGECTTETRDRLRHHLEECPTCLQYYGVEERIKKLVASRCSGDKAPSHLVEKVRLQISQTTIIRRG; this is encoded by the coding sequence ATGAGCGACGATCAGGTACGCGGCGAGGAAGACTGGCGCCCGCCCATCGGCCCGGTGGACCCCGATCACCCCGAGTGCGCTGCGGTGATCGCCGAGGTGTGGACGCTGCTCGACGGTGAATGCACCACCGAGACCCGCGACCGGCTGCGTCATCACCTCGAAGAGTGCCCGACGTGCCTGCAGTACTACGGGGTTGAAGAGCGGATCAAGAAGCTGGTTGCGTCCCGCTGCAGTGGAGACAAGGCGCCCAGTCATCTGGTGGAGAAGGTCCGGCTACAGATCAGTCAGACCACGATCATCCGGCGCGGCTGA
- a CDS encoding acid phosphatase, which produces MSVGTHRLVLLRHGETEWSKSGQHTSTTDLDLTEHGREQAELAAHTIERLGLDNPIVVSSPRKRALATAELAGLTVDEVSPLLSEWNYGDYEGLTTHQIRTDTPGWLLWTYGCPGGESVDQVSMRADQAVSYALDHMVDRDVVFVGHGHFSRSVLTRWVEQPLREGARYGFGAASVAVCGFEYGLRQLSALGLTSHREPVTGT; this is translated from the coding sequence GTGAGCGTCGGTACGCATCGGCTGGTCCTGCTTCGGCACGGCGAGACCGAGTGGTCCAAGAGTGGCCAGCACACCAGCACCACCGACCTCGATCTCACCGAGCACGGTCGCGAACAGGCCGAATTGGCCGCGCACACGATCGAGCGCCTGGGTTTGGACAATCCGATCGTGGTCAGCAGCCCGCGCAAGCGCGCCCTGGCCACCGCCGAGCTCGCCGGATTGACCGTCGACGAGGTGTCCCCGCTGCTGTCCGAATGGAATTACGGGGACTACGAGGGGCTCACCACCCACCAGATCCGCACTGACACCCCCGGCTGGCTGCTGTGGACCTACGGCTGCCCGGGCGGCGAGAGCGTCGACCAGGTGAGCATGCGCGCCGACCAGGCGGTGTCGTACGCGCTGGACCACATGGTCGACCGCGACGTGGTGTTCGTCGGCCACGGACACTTCTCCCGCTCGGTGCTGACCCGCTGGGTCGAGCAGCCGCTGCGCGAAGGTGCCCGGTACGGGTTCGGCGCGGCGTCGGTCGCGGTGTGCGGATTCGAATACGGACTGCGGCAGCTCTCGGCGCTGGGGTTGACCAGCCACCGCGAGCCGGTCACCGGGACGTGA
- a CDS encoding 50S ribosomal protein bL37, whose translation MAKRGRKKRDRKHSKANHGKRPNA comes from the coding sequence ATGGCCAAGCGTGGCCGTAAGAAGCGTGACCGCAAGCACAGCAAGGCCAACCACGGCAAGCGGCCCAACGCCTGA
- a CDS encoding isochorismate synthase, with translation MAVPTFVLSGPAGTVVAEGIETGYDDVAAASAALTDGSADVVVGALPFDIRSKAALLTPTTVTFGDHLPAWSTTASPAVRIDAMLPAPEEHRARIRSALGRLTDPESALQKVVLARALRLVADAALDERTILSRLRAADPEATAYLADLSVAGGEYTGTALVGASPELLVARFGDVVTCQPFAGSAPRSADPQVDAANGTALAESGKNRHEHQLVVDTMRVALEPLCANLDVAPKPQLSRTAALWHLATPIRGRLRDTSTTAIDLALALHPTPAVGGVPTQAAVDLIAALEGDRGFYAGAVGWCDARGDGRWVVAIRGAQLSADRRAALAQAGGGIVAESDADDEVAETTTKFNTILSALGVQQ, from the coding sequence ATCGCGGTTCCAACCTTTGTGCTGAGCGGCCCCGCCGGAACAGTCGTCGCCGAGGGCATCGAGACGGGATACGACGATGTCGCCGCGGCATCGGCGGCGTTGACCGACGGTTCGGCCGACGTGGTGGTGGGTGCGCTGCCGTTCGACATTCGCAGCAAGGCGGCACTGCTGACGCCGACGACGGTGACGTTCGGTGACCACTTGCCCGCATGGTCGACGACGGCGTCGCCCGCGGTGCGGATCGACGCGATGCTGCCGGCACCCGAGGAACACCGGGCCCGCATCCGCAGTGCCCTGGGCCGCCTCACCGATCCCGAAAGCGCTTTGCAGAAGGTCGTTTTGGCGCGCGCGCTGCGGCTGGTCGCCGACGCCGCGCTCGACGAGCGGACGATTCTGAGTCGTTTGCGGGCCGCTGATCCCGAAGCCACCGCCTACCTGGCCGACCTCTCGGTCGCCGGAGGTGAGTACACCGGTACCGCTCTGGTGGGCGCCAGCCCTGAGCTGCTGGTCGCCCGCTTCGGTGACGTGGTGACCTGCCAGCCGTTCGCGGGTTCCGCGCCGCGGTCGGCGGACCCGCAGGTGGACGCCGCCAACGGCACCGCGTTGGCCGAGTCGGGCAAGAACCGGCACGAACACCAGCTCGTCGTGGACACCATGCGTGTTGCACTGGAGCCGCTGTGCGCCAACCTCGACGTCGCACCCAAACCGCAATTGAGTCGCACCGCCGCGCTGTGGCATCTCGCCACGCCGATCCGCGGCCGGTTGCGCGATACCTCAACCACCGCAATCGATTTGGCGTTGGCACTGCACCCCACTCCGGCCGTGGGCGGGGTGCCGACGCAGGCGGCGGTCGATCTGATCGCGGCGCTGGAAGGTGACCGCGGCTTCTACGCCGGCGCGGTCGGCTGGTGCGATGCGCGCGGCGACGGCCGCTGGGTGGTGGCGATCCGCGGCGCGCAGCTGTCGGCCGACCGGCGCGCGGCGCTGGCCCAGGCCGGTGGCGGTATCGTCGCCGAATCGGACGCGGATGACGAAGTCGCCGAAACCACAACCAAGTTCAACACCATTCTGTCAGCTCTGGGGGTGCAGCAATGA
- a CDS encoding biotin/lipoyl-binding carrier protein → MAEDVRAEIVASVLEVVVSKGDQIGAGDTLVLLESMKMEIPVLAEVGGTVTEVSVSVGDVIQAGDLIAVID, encoded by the coding sequence ATGGCCGAGGATGTGCGCGCCGAGATCGTGGCCAGTGTGCTCGAGGTAGTGGTCAGCAAGGGTGACCAGATCGGTGCGGGCGACACCCTGGTGCTTCTGGAGTCGATGAAGATGGAGATCCCGGTGCTCGCCGAGGTCGGCGGCACCGTCACCGAGGTCAGCGTTTCCGTTGGCGACGTCATCCAGGCCGGCGACCTCATTGCCGTGATCGACTAG